The following are encoded in a window of Chitinophaga sp. H8 genomic DNA:
- the pckA gene encoding phosphoenolpyruvate carboxykinase (ATP), whose protein sequence is MQMSSVRNPISDLRDLGIVDASNVHFQLSPEVLVSQTLTRNQGVLTDTGALAINTGEFTGRSPKDKFIVKDELTATTVNWNDFNLPISDETFDKLYTRITTYLSGKEVWMRDCYACADNDYRLNIRVVTETPWASLFAYNMFLRPTEEELEYLHTDWTIIQAPGCFADPATDGTRQHNFSVISFSKKMILIGGSAYTGEVKKGIFTILNYVLPHDKGVLSMHCSANIGQDGDTAVFFGLSGTGKTTLSADPERKLIGDDEHGWTSNGVFNFEGGCYAKCIDLSEEKEPQIFHAVREGALLENITFYPETNRVNYADKSITENTRVSYPLHYIDNAMEPSIGGIPKNIFFLTCDAYGVLPPISRLSPGQAMYQFISGYTAKVAGTEAGVTEPKSTFSACFGAPFLPLHPAKYAQMLGERMRKHKVNVWLVNTGWTGGAYGTGKRIKLSYTRAMISAALSGSLNKVAYTDHPIFGFAQPETCPGVPADVLDPRNTWEDKKAYDKQAKDLASQFIRNFEKYASEAEKEILAAAPKI, encoded by the coding sequence ATGCAAATGAGCAGCGTAAGGAATCCTATCTCCGACCTTAGAGATTTGGGAATAGTGGACGCGTCGAATGTGCATTTTCAATTATCTCCCGAAGTACTGGTATCACAAACACTGACCAGAAATCAGGGAGTACTGACCGACACTGGCGCCCTTGCCATCAACACCGGTGAATTTACCGGCAGGTCTCCGAAGGATAAGTTTATAGTAAAAGATGAGCTGACTGCTACTACTGTCAACTGGAATGATTTTAACCTCCCCATTTCCGACGAGACCTTTGATAAGCTTTATACCAGGATTACCACCTATCTGAGTGGTAAAGAAGTATGGATGCGCGATTGTTACGCCTGTGCGGACAATGACTACCGTCTGAATATCAGGGTAGTTACCGAAACACCCTGGGCCAGCCTTTTCGCGTATAATATGTTCCTACGCCCTACAGAAGAAGAGCTGGAATACCTGCATACAGACTGGACCATTATACAGGCCCCTGGCTGTTTTGCGGACCCGGCTACAGACGGTACCCGGCAGCATAACTTCTCTGTGATCAGCTTTAGTAAAAAAATGATCCTTATCGGCGGCTCCGCTTATACCGGAGAAGTTAAAAAGGGCATCTTTACCATCCTGAACTATGTATTACCACACGATAAGGGGGTTTTAAGCATGCACTGTTCTGCTAACATTGGGCAGGATGGAGACACGGCCGTATTCTTTGGCCTGAGCGGCACCGGAAAGACCACACTGAGTGCGGATCCGGAACGCAAATTAATAGGTGATGATGAACATGGCTGGACCAGCAACGGGGTTTTTAACTTCGAAGGCGGCTGCTATGCGAAATGTATCGATCTCAGTGAGGAAAAAGAACCACAGATTTTTCACGCTGTGCGGGAAGGTGCCTTACTGGAAAATATCACATTCTATCCTGAAACCAACCGGGTAAACTATGCTGATAAAAGCATTACAGAAAATACCCGGGTATCCTACCCCCTTCATTACATTGACAATGCAATGGAACCATCCATTGGCGGTATCCCCAAAAACATTTTCTTTCTTACCTGCGACGCTTATGGAGTATTACCTCCCATATCACGTCTCTCCCCCGGCCAGGCTATGTATCAGTTTATCTCCGGATATACAGCCAAAGTAGCGGGAACAGAGGCGGGCGTTACCGAACCTAAGTCAACTTTCAGTGCCTGTTTTGGCGCGCCATTCCTCCCACTACATCCTGCTAAATATGCACAGATGCTGGGTGAAAGAATGCGTAAACACAAGGTAAATGTGTGGTTGGTGAACACCGGATGGACAGGTGGGGCTTATGGAACCGGAAAACGGATCAAATTAAGCTACACCAGGGCTATGATTTCGGCAGCACTAAGTGGTTCGCTGAATAAAGTGGCCTACACTGATCATCCGATATTTGGTTTTGCACAGCCGGAAACATGCCCTGGCGTTCCTGCCGATGTACTGGATCCGCGCAATACCTGGGAAGACAAAAAAGCGTATGATAAGCAAGCCAAAGACCTGGCCAGCCAGTTCATCCGCAATTTTGAGAAATATGCTTCCGAGGCAGAGAAAGAAATTTTAGCTGCAGCTCCGAAAATTTGA
- the folD gene encoding bifunctional methylenetetrahydrofolate dehydrogenase/methenyltetrahydrofolate cyclohydrolase FolD yields MQILDGKLVSEAIKAQLATKVAELKAAGKKTPHLAAILVGNNGASETYVASKVKSCAEIGYNSTLLRFDEQISEKHLLDHITMLNENADVDGILVQLPLPKHINEELVINTIDPSKDVDGFHPMNVGKMVSGLPTFVPATPYGIMLLLEHYQIPTKGKHAVVIGRSHIVGTPVSILLSRSANPGNCTVTLCHSQTTNLKEICLQADIIVAAIGKPNFVTADMVKEGAVIVDVGINRVADASKKSGFRLLGDVKFDEVAPKCSFITPVPGGVGPMTIAALLKNTYHAAIGQKVNMN; encoded by the coding sequence ATGCAAATTTTAGACGGTAAACTAGTTTCTGAGGCTATTAAAGCCCAATTAGCTACAAAAGTGGCTGAATTAAAGGCCGCTGGAAAAAAAACACCCCATCTGGCAGCTATCCTGGTAGGTAATAACGGTGCAAGCGAAACCTACGTGGCTTCAAAGGTGAAATCCTGTGCGGAAATCGGCTATAATTCTACCTTACTGCGCTTTGATGAACAGATCTCTGAAAAGCATCTGTTGGATCATATTACCATGCTGAACGAAAATGCAGACGTAGACGGCATATTGGTACAATTGCCCCTGCCAAAGCATATCAACGAAGAATTGGTGATCAACACCATTGATCCCAGCAAAGATGTAGATGGTTTTCATCCCATGAACGTAGGAAAAATGGTGAGTGGCCTGCCTACTTTCGTTCCTGCTACCCCCTATGGTATTATGCTGCTGCTGGAACATTACCAGATACCTACCAAAGGTAAACATGCAGTGGTAATAGGCCGCAGCCACATAGTAGGTACTCCGGTAAGTATATTATTAAGCCGCAGTGCCAATCCCGGCAATTGTACCGTTACGCTTTGCCATTCACAAACCACTAATCTGAAAGAGATTTGCCTGCAGGCAGATATTATTGTGGCTGCTATAGGTAAGCCCAATTTTGTTACCGCCGATATGGTAAAGGAAGGAGCCGTGATAGTGGATGTGGGTATTAACCGTGTAGCTGATGCTAGCAAGAAAAGCGGATTCCGCCTCCTGGGAGATGTAAAATTTGATGAAGTAGCGCCCAAATGTAGCTTTATCACCCCGGTACCAGGTGGTGTAGGCCCAATGACGATAGCAGCACTATTGAAAAATACCTATCACGCAGCTATAGGCCAGAAAGTGAATATGAATTAA